The genomic interval AATCAAGTCCTTCTCTAAATTGGCTTCGATCCGCCGCAGTTCTAAATCCAGCTCTTGCCAATAATCATGCCCAATGACCAACGCGGTCAATCGCTTATTCAGTTCTGCAAGCACCAAAACACTAACCTGGAATTGCTTGATTTTCTCCTGATTCAGATTTGACCCGGCTAGTCTCTCCCAAATGGAGTTCATTGCATTCACCAGAGCTGGCAACCGCAGAGACCGGGCAACTGAATTGAGATTGGTATTGATGCGAGAGGGCTGAATTGCCAAGATCCGATTTAGTAACCAAATGGTTTTCTGGAGCCGCCTGGTATCTAGTTCGTCGATCGCTGCTCGCAATTCTGCTTGAGCACGTTCCAGGTCTTTCAGCCACAGCACTTCATTGGTTGCGATAGTCTCTCGCCCTGCAAGCTCCTGAACTTCTCTTAAGAGCTTCTGCAATGTAAGTTCATGGTCGGTCAGGATATCTAGAGCGGTTTCATCCTCTGGAAATCGTCTCGATTCCTGGACAATGCCGCTATAACACTGGAATTCAAGCGTATGCAGTAAGTCGTGTAACCCTTTGTAATTGGCAATGATGTTGATTTGTTCAGAGGCTGCCTTAAAATCGACCCGAAACGTAATCACTGCCGATCGTGCTTCAGGATGCTGCATCAGCTCGGTCAAAGCATTCAATCCCAGACTAACCGGATCTCCATATTCCCGCTGCGGTAAGCGTAGTTCCTCTCGAACAATGCGTTTAATGGTTTCAGGATCTGTCTGGTAAACATCTCCAATATGAACCCCGTGTCCATGCCCAACATTCACCCCAAATTTGCCCGACTGCTTCACAGACTGGTCAACAGAGCGGTGCTCTTGAGAAGACTGATCTGAATCAGAATTGTCAAGAGCTTGATTTGTCGAATTGAGGGCTGTTTCTTCAGCAGACATGGAGAAGATTCAAGGGAAGTTACAAGCGTCTTATCTAATCAGAGTACCTCTATTAATTATTCAACACTCAATAATCAGTTTCCGCAGATTCTCCAAGTCTTCATTTGGAGGTGTTCCCTTCAGAATATCTTTTCTTACGGTAACCGCTCTCAGAGGAATATTGAAAATAGTTCATTTGTGCTGTAAAATTCAAAAATGAACTTTATTGCTTGCTTGAGGTGCGTCTACTTTGGTGCATTTCCTACTGATGTGCTGACACATGGTTTGAATAGTCCATCTAGACATCACTTGAGAGGCAAAATATGGCTTTTTTCAATTGGTTTAACGATAATTTAGGACACGTAAAAGCTCAGGGGTGTGAAGTAGAGCCAGAAGTTTCAAAGCTGACTGCGGATTACGGTAAACAGGCTGACAAAGCTGATCGCCTCTTGCAAGAAAAACAAGCTCGTGCCCGGAAGGAGCGAAAAGAGAAGAAAAATTCTTAAATTTTCGGGCTTTCAATAACTGAAAGATTTACAGTCCTCATCTATCTGCCAGCGTTTTTATCAGCGTTTGGTTAAATAGATGAGGATTTCAGTTTGGTCAGTTTCAGCAATTATCCTGATTTTTCTTCAATAGGCCGTATAGATGAACAACCACTGATAATTAACAGAGTTCTTTCCTATGGCTCCTCACGATCTGTTCGAGCGAGAAGTAGAGCAATTGATTAATCAGGGGTGCAATCTAGAGCAAGCAATTCAAATTGCAATGCAAAACTACGCTCATCTGGCGATCCAAGCAGATGAATTATTCAAAATTAAGCAAAGAATTGCTAGAAAAATGCGCCAGTGATGAATATACGACGGCATTTACTGAGGATATAGCGGTAATCTTTTAATAAGATAATCAACATGATCTTCTAATTGCTTCCTCACTTCTGTTAGCAGGTGCGGAGGAATAATCGTTTCCCTGAAGAAGGAAAAGGCAGTTTCATAAATCTTTGCATCAAAAATCAAGGGAATATCAAATGAATCTAACATGCTATATCTTCCCCAGGTTAAACAATGGCTAATTCGTTCTAAAAATTGCTCGACCGAGAAGTAGAAATCCTCAATCTCATCTTCTGACGCAGTTTCTTGTATCTCAATAGATTGGCTAATTGCGTATTTACCAATTATTTTCGTAAATTCGGAAATATTTGAGCTAAGCCATGCGGCTCCTTGCTTCCCAAAACTCAAGCTGGTTTCAAACTTCTTGACTAACTGAAGCTGTTTCTCCAGACAAGCTGCTCTATGTTCTAAATTAACTATTTCATGAATCCCTGATAGTTCTTGATCTGACTCTCGCCTTAGATTTTGAATCTTTAGAGTAAGAGTAAAAATCGCATTCTCAAGAATTCTTTCAGCTATTATTTCAATCTCTTTCAGTTCTCGATCAAGCTCGTTCGCAACTGCAACTTTTCGCTTTAGTAGAGCAAGTTCATCCGCTTGCGCTTCGGATATCTGTCTACTTTTTTGAAGTTCTTCAAGAGCCTCTAATCTTAAATTGATAAAAGCTACCGTCTGAAAATCCAAGGTAATTTTTCCCAAATGCCCATTGCTAACAACGTTTGATTCTAGGGCAGAATCACTTGTATCTTTTTCCTGAAACGTTGCTAAGACATCTTTAAGTTCTTCAAGGCTGAGACCTTGATAGATGCGATCGCCAATGTGAACATTCTGCGCTTCGGGTAAATCGACTTTATATTTATCAGCCTGAGGAGTCGCTTGCTCATCAGTCTTATGCCCATTGGCAAGCAGTAATTGACGCAAGAACTGTTTGTCAGCCTGGGTTGTCTGACTGGAATCCACTCGTTCAAGAAGAGCATCTAAATCGGCTTGGGTCATGACCCCAACTTTTGCACCCAAATAGCATCAACACATTCGGTTCAAGTTTGGCAGATTTCTTCAAAGAAGGATATTAAATGTAACAGAAATGTAATAATACAGAATCTGCTACTTAGATTTAGCAACATTAGATGCAACTTTTTCAATCGCCATAGTAACTGTATTAATCTCCCGAGTAATTGCCTCAATTTGCCGCTGTAGCCTCAAGCGATCCGACATATTCGTCACAAACTGAAGACGCTCAGTTAATGCAGAATAGTCCTCCTCCAGTGAGGATAACTGTTTTTCAAGCATCTTACGTCTCATTATGGACGCTTTGTTTGAAGCTGGATGCGCTCGCACAGCCATTTGTTCAGTCGCTTTACGAATGCCTTGAGCCACATCTAAGAATGCCTCATCTTGGTTTGCCCACTTTGAAACAGGTTTGCCATCCTTAGGCAAAAATTGTAGTTTGCTGAGTGGAGAATCCTTTAGATCCACTGAGCGCAAAATGATAGGAATTACTCGTGCTTCACCTGCTTTCTGTCGTTCTATGGCTCTGGTAACTTCCCTATTAGAAGTGTTAGAGGCAAGGAAGTCCGCACTAATTAGGAACAAGATGATATCAGCACTTTCAAGAAAGGGATCAAGCTGCTCATCTTGTTCATTTGCAGAAAGACTACAGCGATCGTGCCATGCAGCAATCACTCTTTCAAGGCGAAGAACACTTAGATGTTTGACAAGTTGGTTGTAAAACACTTGATCTTTGCGCGCGTAAGAGATGAAAACTTGAGCAGGTTGCGGATTTGATGGGATAGTTCTTCGTAAATCTCTTAATGTTGCTTCACTTGATATGGAAGATTCGTTCTGGTCTTCTTCAATTCTTTCTTCAACTCGTCCAAGGACTTCAATAAGGTAATCAATGCAATTGGTTAGTTGTTTTTGAGCATCACCATTTAGTTGAGGAGAAAGCCTTTTTTTGATTTTTTTTAAGGCAGTTTCGTAAACCTCATTTTCAAAAACTATGGGAATCCCCGGCTCGTCCAAAATATCATAGCTCCCCCAAGTAAGGGAGTGACTGATTTGTTCGAGAAATTGCTCAATAGAGAAGTAAAAATTATCAACTTGCTCTGGTGAAGCTACTTCTTTAACATTTAGGAATTGCTCTAGAGCTAATCTACCTCCAGTTTCGGCAAGCTGAGTACGATTTTCATCAAGCCAAGCAGCAGCTTTTCGCCCATCTTCTAAACTTCCTTGAAACTGTTTGAACACTTCCCTCAGATTTCTGACACCTTCTATTTCTGTAATGGAAAACTCTAATGCAGAATTTTTTGAGCTGCCAAATTTCAACTGTGTTCCTGATAGTAATAAAATTTCTTGCTGGTGAATTCTTTGCCATTCTTCAGCTTCAGGAATTAACATCCAGGTGCCAAAACGGGAGAAGTCTCGGAAGAAGTAAACTGACTGTTTGCCATTTTCAGCAGAGGAACGGTGAGAGATCTCTGCATGTTGGCGGGAAACTCCTGATGCATCTTCAGGTAAAACTAGATCATTATCTGGAGATCTGCCAATTCGCATGACATCGCCTTGTACCGTCCACTCTTGAGAATTGGAGAGCGATCTCAGTGATGCAATTAATACCTGCTGTAAATTGGTGTTAGCTTGGTTCGCTTCTGAAGGAATCTCATCAATGGATTGTTTAGAGGTTTGATGTAACTGCACTTGTTTCTCAACATCCTTTTGCATTGCCACATACCATTCCCGTGCAGCAACTTGCCCTTGAGCTACTTCAGTTTCAACCGTTGTTAGCCATTGCTGCGCCTTTTCAGGATTAAGAAAGTTGAGGGCCGTGAGTTGCTGAGCACGTTCCAATTCCACCCGGTCTGCCCAGGGAGAACGGCGATCCGTATACTGCCAGAGTAGGGTGGCAATATCCTGGATGCGTTGAGTATCATATTCCTGAGTTAATCCTGCCAGTAAGGTATCTCGAATTTCGGGTTCAATTTCGTACAGTCCTTCGTCAATCTCGCGGCACAGCGGCGACAGCAAAAACTCAAACTCAACGGTGTAAGGCAAAACTTCTGGTGGATCAAGGAAGAAATTAATTCGCAGCAGATGCAGAAGTTCAGCATTCAGCGCGACTGGCAGAGCAGCATGATAGGCAAGGTGGAGAGCTGCTTCACCGTACTCCCCACACCGATGCTGGAAATCATTCACACGGCGCTGTGCCAGGTCGATCACCATCGCTGAAGTCATAAAGGTCTCTCAATTATATGCTGTTGCCCCCGGAGGACATTCACTGCCCGCTGAATGCCATCGAGATCGAGCGGAAACATCGGCACATGGCGAGCGATATGAGCTGCCGTGTTGTTAAGCCAGTAGCGTTTGGGCAGTGGGTTGAGCCAAACATAGTGCGAGGTATAGGTACGAAGCGCTTTCATGAATGCGATCGTATCTAGCAATCGTGAAATCCGATAGCGATTACGGGCAGCCCCCGCATCACTAATCAGAACGACTGCCCCTCCTACTGCATAAGACTGAAGTACGTCCGCCAAGGGTTTAGGAGAGAGCAAATCGGGATCGCTGTAGAGGCAACCTTCTGTCAATGGCTGAATCTGAGGCAGAACTGGATCAAGGACGGGAAACAACTGCCCCGTCAATGCCTCCAGCACTTGTTCATCTGCGCCTTCTGCTGGAACATTGTGAAAGTAGTAAAGGGCAGTTTCTTCCAATCTGCCTGCTTGTTGAATGGCAGTACACACCTCATCACAAAAGCGATGGAACGGGTCCATTGAACCCTGGCGATCGACCAGGAGCAATAGCCGAGTCATATTTCGCCTTCTAGGTTGCAGAACAACGGTCGTTGCCACCCCTAACCGACTGCGGCGGGTAATTGTGCCTTCAATATCCAGTTCAATCGGTGCCCCAAACCGAACAGGTCGGCGCAAACGTCGCCAGGTTTGGGCAACTTCCCGGTAGGTGAGGGGAAACTGAGGCACAAACACAAAGGGACGTTCAGACACCTTCACGTCGGCAAGAGAGATGGAGGGGAGTCCGCCCCGTGATTCGGTTCTAGGAACGGTTTTATTGGGAGCTTTTGATTCAAGATCGGGCTGCTCAGATTTGGGAGATTCAGTGCCATCAGCCGAGGAGTCATCGTCCTCAAGGGAATACTGCCAATCGTCTGGATCGGGAGCAAGCTGCTCAAACAAGGCAGTGAGAGTTTCCTGCTCTCGTTGAGACTTTGCCCAGAGGGAGTTGCACAAGTCTCGCAACGATTCCCGTGAAGTCCAACCAAAGCCTGCTCGTAGTGCCTGCCGTAGAGCTTCGTAATCTGTCGGTCCAAGTGCAAATCCTCGACGGCGTAACCGT from Kovacikia minuta CCNUW1 carries:
- a CDS encoding VWA domain-containing protein, producing the protein MTPSPVLPPFLWQLFQRLRRRGFALGPTDYEALRQALRAGFGWTSRESLRDLCNSLWAKSQREQETLTALFEQLAPDPDDWQYSLEDDDSSADGTESPKSEQPDLESKAPNKTVPRTESRGGLPSISLADVKVSERPFVFVPQFPLTYREVAQTWRRLRRPVRFGAPIELDIEGTITRRSRLGVATTVVLQPRRRNMTRLLLLVDRQGSMDPFHRFCDEVCTAIQQAGRLEETALYYFHNVPAEGADEQVLEALTGQLFPVLDPVLPQIQPLTEGCLYSDPDLLSPKPLADVLQSYAVGGAVVLISDAGAARNRYRISRLLDTIAFMKALRTYTSHYVWLNPLPKRYWLNNTAAHIARHVPMFPLDLDGIQRAVNVLRGQQHIIERPL
- a CDS encoding TIR domain-containing protein; translation: MTSAMVIDLAQRRVNDFQHRCGEYGEAALHLAYHAALPVALNAELLHLLRINFFLDPPEVLPYTVEFEFLLSPLCREIDEGLYEIEPEIRDTLLAGLTQEYDTQRIQDIATLLWQYTDRRSPWADRVELERAQQLTALNFLNPEKAQQWLTTVETEVAQGQVAAREWYVAMQKDVEKQVQLHQTSKQSIDEIPSEANQANTNLQQVLIASLRSLSNSQEWTVQGDVMRIGRSPDNDLVLPEDASGVSRQHAEISHRSSAENGKQSVYFFRDFSRFGTWMLIPEAEEWQRIHQQEILLLSGTQLKFGSSKNSALEFSITEIEGVRNLREVFKQFQGSLEDGRKAAAWLDENRTQLAETGGRLALEQFLNVKEVASPEQVDNFYFSIEQFLEQISHSLTWGSYDILDEPGIPIVFENEVYETALKKIKKRLSPQLNGDAQKQLTNCIDYLIEVLGRVEERIEEDQNESSISSEATLRDLRRTIPSNPQPAQVFISYARKDQVFYNQLVKHLSVLRLERVIAAWHDRCSLSANEQDEQLDPFLESADIILFLISADFLASNTSNREVTRAIERQKAGEARVIPIILRSVDLKDSPLSKLQFLPKDGKPVSKWANQDEAFLDVAQGIRKATEQMAVRAHPASNKASIMRRKMLEKQLSSLEEDYSALTERLQFVTNMSDRLRLQRQIEAITREINTVTMAIEKVASNVAKSK